In Oncorhynchus mykiss isolate Arlee chromosome 1, USDA_OmykA_1.1, whole genome shotgun sequence, the following proteins share a genomic window:
- the LOC110533496 gene encoding GRAM domain-containing protein 2B isoform X2, with translation MNRYMSFRSSGRLRLNGYQVESGGLSVKESKMLEKSRKPFSLEETQLELLQQSKTFTRQAPVRSRTFDVDRSLERTASIGSQSSFIKHNKTFHKLFPDIPETEDLLHAYICALQKEVLYHGRLYVTKHHACFHSSVLLKDTKLVIPVTSVQIVKKQNTALLVPNALSIRTTEGEKYLFVSLRNREACYKLLRSVCPQLKDGSANSSPLFSSAENSFDQDKLVNSSQSSLEDSFDQPDGSDPKLFLDSSPPRPNKVPQGRSINTQQRESSSEDHTQRGSWVWSVTQNACSLLIQRDASSLNTLLFIYLILVVLLLLSSGYIGLRIVALEEQLTSLGALPEFSSQSIKTHNPDWTEEMLDDI, from the exons CTACCAGGTGGAGAGCGGAGGATTGTCTGTGAAGGAGAGTAAGATGCTGGAGAAGAGCAGGAAACCCTTCAGTCTGGAGGAAACCCAACTGGAGCTGCTGCAGCAGAGCAAAACTTTCACCAGACAAGCCCCTGTCAG GTCTCGGACGTTCGATGTGGACAGAAGTTTGGAGAGGACTGCAAGCATCGGTTCACAAAGT AGTTTTATAAAGCACAACAAAACATTCCACAAGCTGTTTCCTGACATTCCAGAGACAGAGGACTTGCTACATG catACATCTGTGCCCTGCAGAAGGAGGTGCTCTACCACGGCAGGCTCTATGTCACCAAGCATCACGCGTGCTTCCACTCCTCTGTGCTGCTCAAGGACACCAAG TTAGTGATCCCTGTGACCAGCGTGCAAATTGTGAAGAAACAGAACACTGCCCTGCTGGTGCCCAATGCCCTGTCTATCCGCACCACCGAGGGAGAAAAG TACCTGTTTGTGTCTTTGCGGAACCGAGAGGCGTGTTACAAGCTCCTGCGGTCCGTGTGTCCTCAACTGAAGGATGGAAGTGCCAACAGCAGCCCTCTATTCTCTTCTGCAGAGAATAGTTTTGATCAGGACAAGCTGGTG AACTCCAGTCAGTCCAGTCTAGAGGACAGTTTTGACCAGCCGGACGGGTCCGACCCGAAGCTCTTCCTCGACTCATCCCCACCCAGACCAAACAAAG TGCCTCAAGGGAGGAGCATAaatacacagcagagagagagttcCTCAGAGGACCACACGCAAC GTGGCTCATGGGTGTGGAGTGTGACACAGAACGCCTGCTCCCTTCTCATCCAGAGAGACGCCAGCAGCCTCAAcactctcctcttcatctacctAATACT ggtggtactgctgctgctatcgTCAGGGTACATCGGCCTCCGCATCGTGGCTCTGGAGGAACAGCTGACCTCTCTAGGCGCCCTCCCTGAATTCTCCTCACAGA GTATAAAGACACATAACCCTGATTGGACGGAGGAGATGTTGGATGACATATGA
- the LOC110533496 gene encoding GRAM domain-containing protein 2B isoform X1: MERGNSQWYDQDSADCGRAGNGASYQVESGGLSVKESKMLEKSRKPFSLEETQLELLQQSKTFTRQAPVRSRTFDVDRSLERTASIGSQSSFIKHNKTFHKLFPDIPETEDLLHAYICALQKEVLYHGRLYVTKHHACFHSSVLLKDTKLVIPVTSVQIVKKQNTALLVPNALSIRTTEGEKYLFVSLRNREACYKLLRSVCPQLKDGSANSSPLFSSAENSFDQDKLVNSSQSSLEDSFDQPDGSDPKLFLDSSPPRPNKVPQGRSINTQQRESSSEDHTQRGSWVWSVTQNACSLLIQRDASSLNTLLFIYLILVVLLLLSSGYIGLRIVALEEQLTSLGALPEFSSQSIKTHNPDWTEEMLDDI, translated from the exons CTACCAGGTGGAGAGCGGAGGATTGTCTGTGAAGGAGAGTAAGATGCTGGAGAAGAGCAGGAAACCCTTCAGTCTGGAGGAAACCCAACTGGAGCTGCTGCAGCAGAGCAAAACTTTCACCAGACAAGCCCCTGTCAG GTCTCGGACGTTCGATGTGGACAGAAGTTTGGAGAGGACTGCAAGCATCGGTTCACAAAGT AGTTTTATAAAGCACAACAAAACATTCCACAAGCTGTTTCCTGACATTCCAGAGACAGAGGACTTGCTACATG catACATCTGTGCCCTGCAGAAGGAGGTGCTCTACCACGGCAGGCTCTATGTCACCAAGCATCACGCGTGCTTCCACTCCTCTGTGCTGCTCAAGGACACCAAG TTAGTGATCCCTGTGACCAGCGTGCAAATTGTGAAGAAACAGAACACTGCCCTGCTGGTGCCCAATGCCCTGTCTATCCGCACCACCGAGGGAGAAAAG TACCTGTTTGTGTCTTTGCGGAACCGAGAGGCGTGTTACAAGCTCCTGCGGTCCGTGTGTCCTCAACTGAAGGATGGAAGTGCCAACAGCAGCCCTCTATTCTCTTCTGCAGAGAATAGTTTTGATCAGGACAAGCTGGTG AACTCCAGTCAGTCCAGTCTAGAGGACAGTTTTGACCAGCCGGACGGGTCCGACCCGAAGCTCTTCCTCGACTCATCCCCACCCAGACCAAACAAAG TGCCTCAAGGGAGGAGCATAaatacacagcagagagagagttcCTCAGAGGACCACACGCAAC GTGGCTCATGGGTGTGGAGTGTGACACAGAACGCCTGCTCCCTTCTCATCCAGAGAGACGCCAGCAGCCTCAAcactctcctcttcatctacctAATACT ggtggtactgctgctgctatcgTCAGGGTACATCGGCCTCCGCATCGTGGCTCTGGAGGAACAGCTGACCTCTCTAGGCGCCCTCCCTGAATTCTCCTCACAGA GTATAAAGACACATAACCCTGATTGGACGGAGGAGATGTTGGATGACATATGA